The sequence CGCGGATCCGGGCCGCCTGCGGCAGCTGTTCGAGAACCTCTACCGTAATGCCGTCGAGCACGCCGGTTCGGACGTGACAGTCACTGTCGATGCACTCGACGGCGGCTTCTACGTCGAGGACGACGGGCCGGGGATCCCGGAAGACGCACGCGAGGACGTGTTCGAGGCGGGCTACTCGACGACCGACGAGGGGACCGGCTTCGGGCTGAGCATCGTCGGGGAGATCGTCGAGGCACACGGGTGGACGATCACCGCGACCGAGGGGGCCGACGGCGGCGCGCGCTTCGAGTTCACCGGCGTGTCGTTCGCAGATTGAGTATTCTCGGGGCACAGCCGTCCTGAACGGGCGGTCCCGGCCGCGAACGACGCCAGGCTGGATCGGGAGCTACCGCTGTGTCCGCGTCACGTCCGCGACGCTGTAGCCGCGGTCCTCGATGGCGTCGACGATCGACGCCGCGTGTTCGGCGCCGCTGGTTTCGACGGTGAACACCAGGTACGCGTCGCCGACCTCCAGGTTCTCGACGGCACGGTCGTGGCGGACGTCGAAGATGTTGGCCTCCTGCTCGGCGATGATCCCCGAGAGCTCCGCCATCTTCCCCGGGCGGTCGTCGATGTGGACCCGGAGCTGGATCCGCTGTTGTCGCTGGGTCAGCGCGTGGACCAGCACGGTCTGTAGCTGGGTCATGTCCAGGTTGCCGCCGCAGAGCAGCGGCATCACGGTCTCGCCTTCGACGTCAAGGTCGTCGCTGAGCAGCGCCGCGACCGACGCCGCGCCCGCGCCCTCGACGACCTGTTTCGCCCGCTCCATCACCAGCAGGATCGCGCGGGCGATCTCGGTGTCGGAGACGGTGACGACCTCGTCGACGTTGGCCTGGATCATCCGGAGGGTCGTCTCGGAGATCCCGCCGGTCGCGATGCCGTCGGCGATGGTGTCGACCTCCTCTAAGGTGACCGGCATCCCCTTATCGAGGCTCTCGTGGACCGTCTCCGCGCCGGTGGCCTGGACGCCAACGATGCGGGTGTCCGGCGAGAGGTGTTTGATCGCGGTCGAGACCCCGCTGATGAGGCCGCCGCCGCCGATCGGGACGATCACGGTGTCGACGTCCGGGCAGTCGTGGTACATCTCGGTCCCGAGCGTACCTTGGCCGGCGATGATGTCGACGTCGTCGTAGGCGTGGACGAAGGCGGCGTCGCTGTCCTCGACCGCCGACTGGGCGTGGGCCATCGTCTCCTGGAAGTCCTTGCCGACGAGTTCGACCGTGGCGCCGTAGTCCCGCGTGGCGTCGACCTTCGTCTGCGGGGCGTCCTCGGGCATGTAGATCGTTGAGTCGGCACCGCACTTCGTCGCCGCCAAGGCGACGCCTTGGGCGTGGTTGCCCGCGCTGGCGGCGATGAACTCGGTCACGCCGTTTGCGACGTCCTGGCTGATCTTGTTGTACGCCCCGCGGGTCTTGAACGACCCCGTCCACTGGAGGTGTTCCATCTTCAGGTGGACCTCCGCGTCGACGAAGTCGCCGAGCGACGTGCTCCGCTCGACCGGCGTCTGTTTGACCACGGTGTCGTCGTCGAGCCGCTCGCGGGCCCGCTCGATGTCGACGTACCGGACCGGGAGCCCCCCGGCCGCGCCGCCGTCGGTGTCCGATGTGGTCATCCTGGCACTGTCACCGGATTATCCTGTCGCGTCCGGGGTCGAACAGCGGCTCGTTCCGGACGGTGGCGTCGTACAGTTCGCCCTCCGAGCGCACCTGGACGCCGGTGCCGGCGTCGGTGTACTCGGTGGGGAGGTAGGTGTACGCGATCGACTCGCCGATGGAGTAGCCGAAGTCCGCGGCCTGGACGTACCCCCGGGCCTCGCCGTCGACGAGGACCGGAGCGCCCGTCCGGAGGATGTCGGTGGAATCGTCCAGCGTGATGGGCGTGATCTCCGCGTCGACGCCCTCGGCTTTGGCCGCTGCCAGGGCCTCCTTCCCGACGAAGTCGGTGTCGAGGTCGACCGCGAACCCGAGTCCGGCCTCGTAGGGGTTCGAGTCGGTGTCGATGTCGGTGCCCCACAGTCGGTAGCCCTTCTCCAGCCGCATCGACGACAGCGCGCCGCCGCCCATCGGCCGCACGTCGAGGTCCTCGCCGGCGTCCTCTAAGACCTCCCAGAGCCGCCGACCGTACTCGACGGGCGCCCACAGCTCCCACCCGAGTTCGCCGACGTAGGAGACCCGCAGCGCAACCGCTGGCACCTCGCCGACGTAGATCCGTTTGGCGGTGAAGTACGGGAACCCGCTGTTTGAGACGTCGGCGTCGGTACACCGCTGGAGCAGGAGCCGGGACTTCGGCCCCCACAGCCCGATGGTGGACTTGCCGCCCTCCTGGATCCGTACCGACACGGTGTCGGGGGCGTGGTCCTTCAGCCACCCGCCGTGGATGCCCGGCGACGACCCGCCGCCGGTAGTGACCATATACCGGTCGTCGTCGAGCCGGACGACGGTCACGTCCGCGAGGATGCCGCCGCCCTCGTTACAGAGCAGGGAGTAGCGGACCTTGCCGACCTCGCTGTCGACGTCGTTACTGCACATCCGCTGGAGGAAGTCGGTCGCGTCCGGCCCCTCCACGATGATCGAGCTGAACGAGGTCATGTCGAACATCGACACCGCATCGCGGGTGTGGAGGTGTTCGGCGGCCTCGATCGGCGAGCGGTTGATCCCGGTCCACCCCTCCTGCTCGGGGATCTGCTCGTCGTACTCCTCGACGAGGTCCGCGTTCGAGTCGTACCACTGGGCGGACTCCCACCCGCCGGACTGGTAGAACTCCGCGCCCAGTTCCTGCTGGCGGTCGTGGAACGGGCTGGTTCGGAGCCCGCGGTGCTCGTCGGGCTGCCACCGCGGTTCGACGATGCTGTAGACCTGCTGGTACCGCTTTGCGCCCTTGTCGACGAAGTACTCCTTCTCGCCGGCGTGTGGCTCGAACCGCCGGACGTGGATCCCGCCGGTGTCGACCGGGCCGGAGGGCAGCCGGGGGACGCCGTTCTCCATCCACTCGGCGACGATCCGGCCGTAGCCGCCGGAGTGGGTCCACCAGATCGCAAGCGCCGACCAGAGGCCGTCGACCGACGCCGTCGGGCCGACCGCGGGCATCCCGTCGGGGGTGAACACGAAGATGCCGTTCTCTGTCGCCAGGTAGTCGGCGTCCTGGGTCGCCGGCAGGAGTTCGTCGAACGCCTGCTTCGGCGACTTCTCGCGGTCGGGGTGGGTCGGCTGCTCCCAGTGTTTCGTCGTGAACCCGCGGACCGACGCCTGGGACTCGTCGGTGTTCGTCCCCATCTCGTCGGGGTCCACCGAGAGCGTCTCGTGGTTGTACGACCCCAGTCCGAGGGAGTCGCCGTGGTTGCGGAAGTACAGCGAGTTGTCCTGATCGCGGCCGACCGGCTGGGTCGGGCCCTGGCTCATCGCCTCGGCGATCTCCCGCTGGCCGGGGACGTCGAGCCCGGTCGTGTTGTCGCCGATCGAGGCGCCCACGTCCGCGAGGTCTTCCATCGGCTCGGTCACGACGTACTGGTGTTCGACCGGCGCGATCGGGAGGTCGAGCCCGGCCATCCGGGCGGTCTGATAGCCCCAGTTGTTGGTGGCCATCACGGCCCGCTCGCACTCGATCGTCCCGCGGTCGGTCTCGACGGCGTTGACCTGCCCGCCCGCGACGTCGAGGTCGGTCACCTCGGTGTTGCCGTGGAAGTCGGCGGCGTCGGCGTTGGCGATGTACCACTGGAGGGCGGCGATCCCGTCGACCCGGCCGTCGGTGGGGGAGTAGTAGCCGCCCAGGATCTCCTCTTCGTTCACCATCGGGAGGTGGTCGGTGACTTCCTCCGGCGAGAGGAGCTGCGGTTCGGGGAGCCCGTATGATTCGGCCCACTCGACGCGGCGCCGGAGGAAGTCCATCCGCTCCTCGCTGCGGGCGAGTTCGATCCCGCCGACCTCGTCGTAGACGCCGGCGTCGGAGAGGAGGCGGCTGGTGTAGTACGCGGTTTTGGTCTGGACCTTCGAGGGGGAGGTCTGGAACATGATCCCCGGCGCGTGCACCGAGGAGCCGCCGGTGACCGGCAGCGGTCCCTGATCGATCACGACGACGTTCTCGGCGCCCAACTCGGAGAGGTGGTAGGCCACGCTACAGCCCACGGCACCCGCCCCGATGACGACGGTTTCGGCCTGCGATGGAAGTTCGGCTGTGCTCATCGTTCTCGTCCGCCGGTGGTCCTGTCACGGGCATAAAGACAACGGTGAGCCCGCGTTTCGGGCGGAAATCGCCGGTCGAGCGGTGCTCGGGGGCGCCCGGCGGGTCGCGCACGCAGGCGCGAACCACAGCCTGACAGACTGACGATGTGACGGGGCGTCGGGGGACGGCGGCGGGGCGGCGGTTGATCTCGCGGGGCGCTGGCTATCGTGTTTCGGGATCGATGGCATCCCGAGAATCCACCGCCGGGCGGGAATGGAAGGGGCCGCGGTCTCGCTGAGCGAGACGATGCAAGGACCGCAGGAGTGAGCGAAGCGAACGACGAGGACCGCAGCGAGTCGCAGCCAGCGAGACCGCGGGGGCTTCCGTAATCGTCTCGATACCGTTGGCGGTATCCGAAACGAACGGATTCTTTATCGAGTTATATCAGCGGTTCCTCGCGCACGGTCGCCTCGTAGCGGTCGCCCTCGTAGAGGATCTCCACGTCGGTGCCGGGTTCCGCGAACTCCGGCGGGAGGTAGGTGTACGCCACACACGCGCCCACGGAGTAGCCGTACTCCGCGCTGTGGACGTAGCCGAGAGTGTCGTCGTCGTGCGGCTCCGCCGCACTGTTCGAGGGACTTCGTCCCTCGCCCGGCGCGAACACCGGGCGGTGCGGGAGGATCGTCTCCTCGGTGTCGTCGAGGGTCAGACACGCGACCTCGTGGCGTGGCTCGCCGCCGTCAGCCGCCGCTGCCGGCGTCTCCGCGCCGGCGAGTGCGTCCTTCCCGATGAAGTCGGTGTCGAGGTCGACCGCCCACCCGAGGCCGGCCTCGTAGGGGGTGTGCTCGGTGTGGAGGTCCGCGCCCCACAGCCGGAAGCCCTTCTCGATGCGGAGGGCGTTCAAAGCGCCGTTGCCGTACGGCCGGAGGCCGTACTCCTCGCCGGCGTCGAGCAGGAGCTCCCAGAGCCGCTCGCCGTACTCGGAGGGGGTGTACAGCTCCCACCCGAGTTCGCCGGCGTAGGACACCCGAAGGGCGGTGACGGGCACGTTCTTCACGAAGAACTCCTGGCTGGTGAAGAACGGGAACGCGTCGTCGGAGAGGTCGACGTCGGTGACCTCCGAGAGGATCTTCCGGGCGTTCGGTCCGGTGCAGACCATCGCCGCCAGGCTGGAGGTGACGTCGTTGACAACGACGTCGTCGGGCGAGTGCTCCCGCACCCACGCGACGTGGTTGTTTCCGACCTCCCGGCCCGTGGTGAGCAGCAGGTACCGGTTCTCGTCGGTCCGGGTGACGGTGATGTCGGCGCGGACGCCGCCGGCCTCGTTGCACATCAGCGTGTACTTCACGTCGCCGACGCCGAGGTCCATATCGTTCGTACAGAGATGCTGGATGAACTCGCCGGCGTCGGCGCCGACGACCTCCATCTTGTTGAAGGAGGTCATGTCGTGGAGGCCGGCGTTCTCGCGGACGTTCAGCGCTTCGGCGCCCTCGATCGGCGACCAGTATTTGCCGGTCCACTCGTCGCGGTCGGGGATCCGGTCGCCGTACTCCGCGAGCAGGTCGGCGTTCGACTCGAACCACTGGGGCTCCTCCCAGCCGGCCTCGGCCCACAGTTCGGCGTCGAGCTCCTTGTGGGAGTGGTACATCGGCGTCCGACGGATGTCCCGCTGGGTCTCCGTCCACACCCACTTGGGGTGCATAATGTTGTAGACGATCCGGTACTCCTCGGCGCCGATGTCGCGGGCGAAGTCCCAACTCCCCTCGTGGTCGTCGAAGCGGTTGACGTCGCAGTGGGCGACGTCCATCGGCTCGCCGTCGAGCTTCGGGACGCCGTCCTCCATCCAGGTGGCGAGCGCGCGAGCCGCGCCGCCGGCGTGGGTGACCCAGGTCGCTAAGGCGGTCCACAGCCCGTCGTACTCCTGGACCGGCCCGAGGACCGGAAGCCCGTTGGGCGACTCCGCGAACATCCCGTTGTACTTGAACTCCAGCTCCTTCCCCTCCGTGGCGGGCAGCAGTTCGTTGCTGGCCTGCCGCGGCGCCTTGTCCGGGCGGTCCGGGTGGGTGGCGTTGTCCATGTGGTAGTCGGTGAACTCGTGGACCGACCCCTGCTCGCCGTCGGGGTCGTTGCCGCCCAGCTCCTGGGGGTCCGGGACGATCGGATCGTGGTTGTACGACCCGATCCCGTAGGCGTCGCCGTGGGTCCGGAAGTACATCGCGTTGTCCTGATCGCGGAGGATCGGGCGGTCAGGCCCCACGAGGAGGCGCTTTGCCTTCTCGCCGGAGACGTTCTCGTAGTTCTCGAAGAGGGGGTGGTCGGTGACGTCGACCGCCGCCTCCGAGAGTTCGTCGAGCGACTCCGTCATCGTGTACTGGTGTTCGACCGGCGTCACCGGGAGGTGGACGCCCAGCTTCTCGCCGAGTTGGCGGGCCCAGATGTTGGTCGCAAGCACCACCTCGTCGGCCTCGATGGTGCCGTTCTCGGTGACGACCGCGGTGATTTCGCCACCCTCGACCTCGACGTCCTCGGTCCGGGTGTGGGGGACGAACTCCGCGCCGCGCTCCATCGCCTCGCGGGCGAGGGCGTCACACGCCACGACGCCCGACACCTGGCCGTCGGTCGGGGAGTAGTAGCCGCCCAGGATCTCCTCTTTGTCGACGAGCGGGAGCTTCTCTTCGACCTCCGCCGGCGAGAGGATCTCCGGGTCGTCGATCCCCCACGCCTTCGCGTGCTCGACGCGGCGCTGGAGGAAGTCCATCCGCTCTTCGCTGCGGGCGACCTCGATCCCGCCGGTCTCGTTGTACGCCTGCTGGCCGTCGGCGCCCTCCAGATCGGAGTAGACCCGGCGGCTGTAATCGGCGAACTGCGAGAGCTCCTTGGGTTCGGCCGTCTGGAACATGATTCCCGGCGCGTGGGTCGACGACCCGCCGGTGGTCGGCATCGGCCCCTGGTCCACGACGACGACGTCGTCGCGGCCGAGTTTCGTCAGCTGGTAGGCGACGTTACACCCGACGATCCCGGCGCCGACGATCACGGTGCCGGCCCGGTCGGGCACGCTGTCTGTGGTTTGCATATGACTGGCAGTCGGTAGCGGTTGCGCGCACAAATAGGTGCCGTCCGAGCGACTCGAAACCCCCCGGAGAGTCCGTCCTACCGACGTGCGGGGGGAATCCGGACGCGGCGGGTGTACTGATACGGGTGTTTATTTCGCCGAGGGCGTCGGTCCCCGGGCCGTCCCGAGCCGAGGGACGGATCACGGGGCGCCCGGATCCGGATCCGGCGGAGCGAGCGGGGCGTCGAAATGACAGCTGAAATATTAGTTGTGGTTCGTCCAGCCCGGCACTGGCCGCAACGTGGCCTGAGCGCCGACAGTCGGCCGCCGGATGGCAACCGGTATATCCGGCCGCCGGGTGACGTGCCGGTATGGAGCTGACCCGCGAAAGCTGGACCGACGCCGACGCGGCCGACGCGAACCTCGCCGTACTCCCCGTCGGGAGCACCGAACAGCACGGCCCGCACGCACCCCTCGGGACGGACGTGCTCACCGCCGAGGCGGTGGCCGAGGCGGGCGCCGACCGGTACGACGACCCCGTGGTGGTCGCGCC comes from Halobellus ruber and encodes:
- the ilvA gene encoding threonine ammonia-lyase, with translation MTTSDTDGGAAGGLPVRYVDIERARERLDDDTVVKQTPVERSTSLGDFVDAEVHLKMEHLQWTGSFKTRGAYNKISQDVANGVTEFIAASAGNHAQGVALAATKCGADSTIYMPEDAPQTKVDATRDYGATVELVGKDFQETMAHAQSAVEDSDAAFVHAYDDVDIIAGQGTLGTEMYHDCPDVDTVIVPIGGGGLISGVSTAIKHLSPDTRIVGVQATGAETVHESLDKGMPVTLEEVDTIADGIATGGISETTLRMIQANVDEVVTVSDTEIARAILLVMERAKQVVEGAGAASVAALLSDDLDVEGETVMPLLCGGNLDMTQLQTVLVHALTQRQQRIQLRVHIDDRPGKMAELSGIIAEQEANIFDVRHDRAVENLEVGDAYLVFTVETSGAEHAASIVDAIEDRGYSVADVTRTQR
- a CDS encoding GcvT family protein, with product MQTTDSVPDRAGTVIVGAGIVGCNVAYQLTKLGRDDVVVVDQGPMPTTGGSSTHAPGIMFQTAEPKELSQFADYSRRVYSDLEGADGQQAYNETGGIEVARSEERMDFLQRRVEHAKAWGIDDPEILSPAEVEEKLPLVDKEEILGGYYSPTDGQVSGVVACDALAREAMERGAEFVPHTRTEDVEVEGGEITAVVTENGTIEADEVVLATNIWARQLGEKLGVHLPVTPVEHQYTMTESLDELSEAAVDVTDHPLFENYENVSGEKAKRLLVGPDRPILRDQDNAMYFRTHGDAYGIGSYNHDPIVPDPQELGGNDPDGEQGSVHEFTDYHMDNATHPDRPDKAPRQASNELLPATEGKELEFKYNGMFAESPNGLPVLGPVQEYDGLWTALATWVTHAGGAARALATWMEDGVPKLDGEPMDVAHCDVNRFDDHEGSWDFARDIGAEEYRIVYNIMHPKWVWTETQRDIRRTPMYHSHKELDAELWAEAGWEEPQWFESNADLLAEYGDRIPDRDEWTGKYWSPIEGAEALNVRENAGLHDMTSFNKMEVVGADAGEFIQHLCTNDMDLGVGDVKYTLMCNEAGGVRADITVTRTDENRYLLLTTGREVGNNHVAWVREHSPDDVVVNDVTSSLAAMVCTGPNARKILSEVTDVDLSDDAFPFFTSQEFFVKNVPVTALRVSYAGELGWELYTPSEYGERLWELLLDAGEEYGLRPYGNGALNALRIEKGFRLWGADLHTEHTPYEAGLGWAVDLDTDFIGKDALAGAETPAAAADGGEPRHEVACLTLDDTEETILPHRPVFAPGEGRSPSNSAAEPHDDDTLGYVHSAEYGYSVGACVAYTYLPPEFAEPGTDVEILYEGDRYEATVREEPLI
- a CDS encoding GcvT family protein, which produces MSTAELPSQAETVVIGAGAVGCSVAYHLSELGAENVVVIDQGPLPVTGGSSVHAPGIMFQTSPSKVQTKTAYYTSRLLSDAGVYDEVGGIELARSEERMDFLRRRVEWAESYGLPEPQLLSPEEVTDHLPMVNEEEILGGYYSPTDGRVDGIAALQWYIANADAADFHGNTEVTDLDVAGGQVNAVETDRGTIECERAVMATNNWGYQTARMAGLDLPIAPVEHQYVVTEPMEDLADVGASIGDNTTGLDVPGQREIAEAMSQGPTQPVGRDQDNSLYFRNHGDSLGLGSYNHETLSVDPDEMGTNTDESQASVRGFTTKHWEQPTHPDREKSPKQAFDELLPATQDADYLATENGIFVFTPDGMPAVGPTASVDGLWSALAIWWTHSGGYGRIVAEWMENGVPRLPSGPVDTGGIHVRRFEPHAGEKEYFVDKGAKRYQQVYSIVEPRWQPDEHRGLRTSPFHDRQQELGAEFYQSGGWESAQWYDSNADLVEEYDEQIPEQEGWTGINRSPIEAAEHLHTRDAVSMFDMTSFSSIIVEGPDATDFLQRMCSNDVDSEVGKVRYSLLCNEGGGILADVTVVRLDDDRYMVTTGGGSSPGIHGGWLKDHAPDTVSVRIQEGGKSTIGLWGPKSRLLLQRCTDADVSNSGFPYFTAKRIYVGEVPAVALRVSYVGELGWELWAPVEYGRRLWEVLEDAGEDLDVRPMGGGALSSMRLEKGYRLWGTDIDTDSNPYEAGLGFAVDLDTDFVGKEALAAAKAEGVDAEITPITLDDSTDILRTGAPVLVDGEARGYVQAADFGYSIGESIAYTYLPTEYTDAGTGVQVRSEGELYDATVRNEPLFDPGRDRIIR